CACCTGCACGCACACGTTGAGCGGCGGCAGGTGCGCGGGGCGCTGTTCCGACAGGCGCTGCGCGATCTTCAGCCGGTCGACCGAATGGACCCAGTCGAAGCGTTCGGCGACGGGGCGCGTCTTGTTCGATTGCAGCGGCCCGATGAAATGCCATTCGAGGCTCGCGCGCAGGTCGGCGAGCGCGTCGATCTTGTCGATCGACTCCTGCACGTAGTTCTCGCCGAACGCATGCTGCCCGGCCGCATGCGCAGCGCGCACGTCGTCGGCCGGGAACGTCTTCGACACGGCGAGCAGCGAGACGGTGGCGGGATCGCGGCCGGCCGCGCGGGCGGCGTCGGCGATGCGGCGGTGAACGGAGGCGAGGCGGGCGGCGAGATCGGACATGACGGGCACGAGAGCAGGCACGGAAGCAGCACGGAAGCGGGCATGAAGCCGATGCGCCGCGACACGCGGCGCATCGATCCGCTCATTATACGGACGCCGCGCTCCCGGCCGTTACGCGGG
This DNA window, taken from Burkholderia cenocepacia, encodes the following:
- a CDS encoding YggS family pyridoxal phosphate-dependent enzyme, coding for MSDLAARLASVHRRIADAARAAGRDPATVSLLAVSKTFPADDVRAAHAAGQHAFGENYVQESIDKIDALADLRASLEWHFIGPLQSNKTRPVAERFDWVHSVDRLKIAQRLSEQRPAHLPPLNVCVQVNISGEASKSGVAPADVAEVARAVAALPSLRLRGLMAIPEPADDTDAQRAPHRALRALFDTLRADGLPLDTLSMGMSADLDAAVLEGATIVRVGTAIFGARDYAH